The following proteins are co-located in the Carassius gibelio isolate Cgi1373 ecotype wild population from Czech Republic chromosome A9, carGib1.2-hapl.c, whole genome shotgun sequence genome:
- the LOC128020352 gene encoding uncharacterized protein LOC128020352 produces the protein MITDNSFDLLCLTETWLKPNDYFGLNESTPPNYCYKHEPRQTGRGGGVATIYSDILNVTQKTGYRFNSFEILLLKVTLSDMQKKSNVSLALATVYRPPGPYTEFLKEFADFLSDLLVTVDKALIMGDFNIHVDNANDTLGLAFTDLINSFGVKQNVTGPTHRFNHTLDLIISHGIDLTAIDIVPQSDDITDHFLVSCMLRITDINYMSQRYRLGRTIVPATKERFANNLPDLSQLLIVPKNTHELDEITDNMGTIFSNTLEAVAPIKLKKVREKRTVPWYNSNTHSLKKLTRSLERKWRKTNLEVFRIAWKNSMSSYRQALKTARAEHIHKLIENNQNNPRFLFSTVAKLTNYQMPPDSNIPPTLNSNDFMNFFTDKIDNIRNTIANVDSTASNTSVSSIAPKDKLQRFTTIGQEELNKLITVSKPTTCLLDPVPTKLLKELLPVAEETLLNIINSSLTLGHVPKPFKLAVIKPLIKKPKLDPSVLANYRPISNLPFMSKILEKVVSAQFFS, from the coding sequence atgatcacagataatagttttgatttactctgcttgactgaaacctggctaaaaccaaatgattattttggtctaaatgagtctactccaccaaactactgttataagcatgagccccgtcagactggtcgtggcggaggtgttgcaacaatatatagtgatattctcaatgttacccagaaaacaggatacaggtttaactcttttgaaatacttctgctaaaagttactctgtcagacatgcaaaagaaatctaatgtatctcttgctctggctactgtgtatagaccaccagggccgtatacagaattcctgaaagaatttgcagatttcctctcagaccttctagttacagttgataaggcgctaatcatgggagattttaatattcacgttgataatgcaaatgatacattaggacttgcgtttactgacctaataaactcctttggagtcaagcaaaatgtcaccgggcccactcatcgttttaatcatacactagatttaattatatcgcatggaatcgatcttactgctatagatattgtacctcaaagtgatgatattacagaccatttccttgtatcgtgcatgctgcgtataactgatattaactatatgtctcagcgttaccgtctgggcagaactattgttccagccaccaaagaaagattcgcaaataacctgcctgatctatctcaactgctaattgtacccaaaaatacacacgaattagacgaaattactgacaacatgggcactattttctctaatacattagaagctgttgccccaatcaaattgaaaaaagttagagaaaaacgtactgtaccatggtataacagtaatactcactctctcaagaaattaactcgtagtcttgaacgcaaatggagaaaaactaacttagaagtttttagaattgcatggaaaaacagtatgtccagctatagacaggctctaaaaactgctagggcagagcatatacacaaactcattgaaaataaccaaaacaatcctaggtttttatttagcacagtggctaagttaacaaattaccagatgccacctgattcaaatattccaccaacgttaaatagtaatgactttatgaatttcttcactgataaaatagataacattagaaatacaatagcgaatgtagattctacagcgtctaacacttcagtttcatccatcgcacccaaagataaactgcagcgctttacaaccataggacaggaagagctaaataaacttatcactgtatctaaaccaacaacatgtttattagatcctgtacccactaaattactgaaagagctgttacctgtagcagaagaaacacttctcaatatcataaactcgtcgttaactttaggacacgtcccaaaaccattcaagctggcggttatcaagcctcttattaagaaaccaaaactagatcctagtgtactggcaaattataggcctatttcaaatcttccatttatgtctaaaattttagagaaagttgtgtctgctcaatt